A region from the Phycisphaerales bacterium genome encodes:
- a CDS encoding PEP-CTERM sorting domain-containing protein codes for MSRTIQRVATVLATAAIGLASASADTVVYSNIFDSTISPQIDPGVATLTGVQGFAGLGPSGGQFSGQFLRSPTGNPVTLSLTGIPPHNSISLQFLFAAIDSLDGTGTFPSGDFFRITIDGVQIFRESFANATSSQIQSYVPPPGVELARRVDLGFSGPGSFYTDSAYDMTLDPTFTHIPHSGTTATIEFLMEGPGIQPLEDESWAIDNLTILVASGCTADVDDGSGTGTPDGGVTIDDLLYYISIFATGAIEADIDDGTGTGTRDAGVTIDDLLYFITRFQAGC; via the coding sequence ATGTCACGCACAATCCAACGCGTCGCGACCGTGCTCGCGACCGCCGCCATTGGTCTCGCCTCCGCGAGTGCCGACACCGTGGTCTATTCCAACATCTTTGACTCGACCATCTCACCACAGATCGATCCCGGCGTTGCCACGCTCACCGGCGTCCAGGGATTCGCCGGCCTCGGGCCCTCGGGTGGACAGTTCTCCGGTCAGTTCCTCCGCTCCCCGACCGGGAATCCGGTGACACTCTCGCTCACGGGCATCCCACCCCACAACTCCATCTCACTGCAGTTCCTCTTCGCCGCCATCGACTCCCTTGATGGCACCGGCACCTTCCCTTCGGGCGACTTCTTCCGCATCACCATCGATGGCGTCCAGATCTTCCGCGAATCATTCGCCAACGCCACCTCCAGCCAGATCCAGAGTTACGTCCCGCCGCCCGGCGTCGAACTCGCGCGCCGCGTGGACCTCGGCTTCTCCGGCCCCGGCAGTTTCTACACCGACAGCGCGTACGACATGACCCTCGACCCGACCTTCACCCACATCCCCCACTCGGGCACCACGGCAACCATCGAGTTCCTCATGGAAGGCCCGGGCATCCAGCCCCTCGAAGACGAGTCCTGGGCCATCGACAATCTCACCATCCTCGTCGCCTCGGGCTGCACCGCCGACGTCGACGACGGCTCAGGCACAGGCACACCCGACGGCGGCGTCACCATCGACGATCTGCTCTACTACATCTCCATCTTCGCCACCGGCGCCATCGAGGCCGACATCGACGACGGTACAGGCACCGGCACCCGCGACGCCGGCGTCACTATCGACGACCTGCTCTATTTCATCACGAGATTCCAGGCCGGGTGTTGA
- the otsB gene encoding trehalose-phosphatase has protein sequence MSRDHTMSLTRLQSIARSPLLLVASDFDGTISPLVSTPSEARIDARCAEALARLAALPCTFVAVISGRGAAWLREATRAMPGAMLYGSHGAEEVIGTRAGDGDIVVDVCDNGAVARVGEAFDALAAKWPGCLVERKAVGVAFHYRQADPSSVSDIVAEAERAATVPGVVVRHGSMVVEAAASTKTKGDAVKRAAYRSGASQVVFLGDDTTDEDAFLALSEHDVSVKVGEGETSAVERVGSVKEVAAALEALAHEREAWLGERALVPIQNHSILSDQRTIALVSPDARVSWLCAPRIDSSALFAELLGGEDAGFFAVEAEDGRKPLSQAYLPNSMLLRTDWGSFWVTDYLDCSSGRGYQRAGRTDLVRVIEGKGRVRVRLAPRQDFGRSGTTVVVHELGLELMVGSDPCVVHAPGVAWHVHDDGTHHTAEAIVDLDAIPGGEVVLELRYGTGNLKASVVPESQRRILTQGLWSGWAESLRVPMEYRDVVVRSALAIKALAHGPSGAIAAAATTSLPEQLGGVRNWDYRFCWPRDAAMAASALLRLGNTGLAMNLTDWLVGVVDRLDSPARLRPIYAVRGEDLGPEAEIGDLRGYGGSRPIRISNAASQQVQLDVFGPIVDMVATMAERGVGISPDAWRLVRSMVQAVEARWEEPDHGIWEIRGARRHHVHSKVMCWHAVDRALVVHEAVLGKDHTEWHALRDRIRDDVLAQGWNEKARAFTTSYQCEDLDAAALTIGLTGLLPHDDPRWAMTVDAVDKGLREGATVYRYRCDDGLPGNEGGFVICACWLAEAFVTLGRLRQAKDLLDGVIAQAGPTGLLAEQWDPAHSMALGNFPQAYSHLGVINAVLALTRAGGR, from the coding sequence ATGTCCCGAGACCACACGATGTCGCTCACGCGTCTCCAGTCGATCGCCCGATCGCCGCTGCTCCTGGTGGCGAGCGACTTTGACGGGACGATCTCGCCTTTGGTTTCGACGCCTTCGGAGGCGCGGATCGATGCGCGGTGTGCTGAGGCGCTGGCGCGGCTGGCGGCGCTGCCCTGCACGTTTGTGGCGGTGATCTCGGGGCGCGGGGCGGCGTGGCTTCGCGAGGCGACACGCGCGATGCCCGGGGCGATGCTGTATGGGAGCCACGGGGCCGAAGAAGTGATTGGGACGAGGGCGGGAGATGGCGACATCGTGGTCGATGTTTGCGACAACGGGGCTGTGGCGCGTGTGGGCGAGGCGTTCGACGCGCTCGCGGCGAAGTGGCCGGGGTGTCTGGTCGAGCGGAAGGCGGTGGGGGTCGCGTTCCACTATCGGCAGGCGGACCCGTCGTCGGTTTCGGACATTGTGGCGGAGGCGGAGCGGGCGGCGACGGTGCCCGGAGTGGTGGTTCGGCATGGATCGATGGTGGTGGAAGCGGCGGCGTCCACGAAGACCAAGGGTGACGCGGTCAAGCGGGCGGCGTATCGATCGGGCGCTTCACAGGTGGTCTTTCTGGGCGACGACACGACCGACGAGGACGCGTTCTTGGCGCTGAGCGAGCACGATGTGAGCGTGAAGGTCGGCGAGGGGGAGACGAGCGCGGTCGAGCGCGTGGGGAGCGTGAAGGAGGTCGCGGCGGCGCTCGAGGCCTTGGCGCACGAGCGGGAGGCGTGGCTGGGTGAGCGGGCGCTGGTGCCGATCCAGAACCATTCGATTCTGTCGGATCAGCGGACGATCGCGCTGGTGTCGCCCGATGCGCGAGTGTCGTGGCTGTGTGCGCCAAGGATCGATTCATCGGCGCTCTTTGCGGAACTGCTGGGCGGCGAGGACGCGGGATTCTTTGCGGTGGAGGCCGAGGACGGGCGGAAGCCGCTGTCGCAGGCGTACCTGCCGAACTCGATGCTGCTGCGGACGGACTGGGGCTCGTTCTGGGTGACGGATTATCTGGATTGCTCGAGCGGGCGCGGATATCAGCGCGCGGGGCGGACGGATCTGGTGCGAGTGATCGAGGGGAAGGGGCGCGTGCGCGTGCGTCTGGCGCCGAGGCAGGATTTCGGACGCAGCGGGACGACGGTCGTCGTGCACGAGCTCGGGCTTGAGTTGATGGTGGGGTCGGACCCGTGCGTGGTGCACGCGCCGGGCGTGGCGTGGCATGTCCACGACGATGGCACGCACCACACGGCCGAGGCGATTGTGGATCTTGACGCGATCCCCGGCGGCGAGGTGGTTCTCGAGTTGCGGTATGGCACGGGAAACCTCAAAGCGAGCGTGGTGCCCGAGTCGCAGCGGCGGATATTGACGCAGGGGCTGTGGTCGGGGTGGGCGGAGTCGTTGCGCGTGCCGATGGAGTATCGGGATGTGGTTGTGCGGAGCGCGCTGGCGATCAAGGCGCTGGCGCACGGGCCCTCTGGGGCGATCGCGGCGGCGGCGACGACGAGTCTGCCCGAGCAACTGGGGGGCGTGCGGAACTGGGACTATCGGTTCTGCTGGCCTCGGGACGCGGCGATGGCGGCGAGCGCGCTGCTGCGGCTTGGGAACACGGGGTTGGCGATGAACCTTACGGATTGGCTGGTGGGCGTGGTGGATCGACTCGATTCGCCGGCGCGGCTGCGCCCGATCTATGCCGTGCGTGGCGAGGATCTCGGACCCGAGGCGGAGATCGGGGATCTTCGCGGGTATGGCGGGAGCCGGCCGATCCGGATCAGCAACGCGGCGTCGCAGCAGGTGCAGCTCGATGTCTTCGGGCCGATCGTGGACATGGTGGCGACGATGGCGGAGCGTGGCGTGGGGATCTCGCCAGATGCGTGGCGGCTGGTGCGTTCGATGGTGCAGGCGGTCGAGGCGCGATGGGAGGAGCCCGACCACGGGATCTGGGAGATCCGCGGAGCCCGGCGGCATCACGTGCACTCGAAGGTGATGTGCTGGCACGCGGTGGACCGCGCGCTCGTGGTGCATGAGGCCGTGCTGGGGAAGGATCACACCGAGTGGCACGCGCTGCGCGATCGGATCCGGGACGACGTGCTGGCGCAGGGGTGGAACGAGAAGGCTCGGGCGTTCACGACGTCGTACCAGTGTGAGGACCTGGACGCGGCGGCGCTGACGATCGGGCTGACGGGGCTCCTGCCCCACGACGATCCTCGATGGGCGATGACGGTGGACGCGGTGGACAAGGGATTGCGCGAGGGGGCGACGGTGTATAGGTATCGATGTGATGACGGATTGCCGGGGAACGAGGGCGGGTTTGTGATTTGCGCCTGCTGGCTGGCTGAGGCGTTTGTGACGTTGGGACGGCTGCGTCAGGCGAAGGATCTGCTCGATGGCGTGATCGCGCAGGCGGGCCCGACGGGATTGCTCGCGGAGCAGTGGGACCCGGCTCATTCGATGGCGCTGGGGAACTTTCCGCAGGCGTACTCGCACCTTGGCGTAATCAACGCGGTGTTGGCGCTGACGAGGGCGGGTGGGCGATAG
- a CDS encoding trehalose-6-phosphate synthase: MPTRAPLVIVANRLPASVVGKGANAKWKTSPGGLVAALKPVLERRGGVWIGWDGGTGTAPRPVKVEGLDLRAVGLSREEVDAYYGGFSNTTIWPLYHDAIVTPEFHRTQWEAYQTVNKRFASAAIRVSDDKSLIWVHDYQLQLVPKIIRERREKARIGFFLHIPFPPDELFAWLPWRGAIVRGLLGADVIGFHTPLGVENFVRAAKRYAGAQGNEKELRVDGRRVRVISCPISIPTSEFEAAAANPIVRQRAADIKRELGGRKLLLGVDRQDYTKGIPLRLKAYEELLRDKKISSNQAVMLQIAVPSREHVPGYDETREEVEHIVGRINGDYSQPGRVAVHYFRRSLARDELVAYYLAADAMLVTPLRDGMNLVAKEYVACRSDLTGALVLSEFAGAAKELRRAILVNPRDTESFKRAILDSLRMPAKEKRERMATLRSVVRRRDVHVWSREFMGTLAS, encoded by the coding sequence ATGCCGACACGCGCTCCACTGGTCATCGTTGCGAATCGCCTGCCCGCGTCTGTGGTGGGAAAGGGAGCGAACGCGAAGTGGAAGACGAGCCCCGGGGGGTTGGTGGCGGCGCTGAAGCCGGTGCTGGAGCGGCGGGGCGGGGTGTGGATCGGGTGGGATGGTGGGACTGGGACGGCGCCGAGGCCTGTGAAGGTGGAGGGGTTGGATCTCCGCGCGGTGGGTTTGTCGCGTGAGGAGGTCGATGCGTATTACGGCGGTTTCAGCAATACCACGATCTGGCCTTTGTATCACGACGCGATTGTGACGCCGGAGTTCCATCGGACGCAGTGGGAGGCGTACCAGACGGTGAACAAGCGGTTCGCGTCGGCGGCGATCCGGGTGAGCGACGACAAGAGTCTGATCTGGGTTCACGATTATCAGTTGCAGTTGGTGCCGAAGATCATCCGGGAGCGGCGCGAGAAGGCGAGGATCGGATTCTTCTTGCACATTCCGTTCCCGCCGGACGAGTTGTTCGCGTGGCTGCCGTGGCGTGGGGCGATCGTGCGCGGTCTGCTGGGGGCGGACGTGATCGGGTTCCACACGCCGCTGGGCGTGGAGAACTTTGTCCGCGCGGCGAAGCGATATGCCGGGGCGCAGGGGAACGAGAAGGAACTCCGCGTGGACGGTCGGAGGGTGCGGGTGATCTCGTGCCCGATCTCTATCCCGACGTCGGAGTTTGAGGCAGCGGCGGCAAACCCAATCGTGCGCCAGCGGGCGGCGGACATCAAGCGTGAACTCGGCGGGCGGAAACTGCTCCTTGGAGTGGATCGGCAGGACTACACCAAGGGGATCCCGCTGCGATTGAAGGCGTACGAGGAGTTGCTACGTGACAAGAAGATCTCGTCGAACCAGGCGGTGATGTTGCAGATCGCGGTGCCGAGCCGGGAGCATGTGCCGGGGTACGACGAGACGAGAGAAGAGGTCGAGCACATCGTCGGTCGGATCAACGGAGATTACAGCCAGCCCGGGCGCGTGGCGGTGCACTATTTCCGGCGATCGCTCGCGCGGGACGAGTTGGTGGCGTACTACCTGGCGGCGGACGCGATGCTGGTGACGCCGTTGCGTGATGGCATGAACCTGGTGGCGAAGGAGTATGTCGCGTGTCGGAGCGACCTGACGGGGGCGCTGGTGCTGAGTGAGTTTGCCGGGGCGGCGAAGGAGTTGCGTCGAGCGATCCTGGTGAACCCGCGGGACACCGAGTCGTTCAAGCGGGCGATCCTGGATTCGCTGCGCATGCCGGCGAAGGAGAAGCGCGAGCGGATGGCGACACTGCGGAGCGTGGTGCGACGGCGTGACGTGCACGTGTGGTCGCGGGAGTTCATGGGCACGCTGGCTTCGTAG
- the recR gene encoding recombination protein RecR, giving the protein MPPRQPYATAPRRRLAYPKPVETLIERLASLPGVGRRSAERLALHILKSDSADAKALARSIEDAKTKIRNCRICSNLSESEACAICEDPARDRALVLVVEQPKDLMALEETATFKGIYHVLLGRLNPLEGVGPGDLTINDLLDRVKDPAHNAGGTPIREIVLGLNPTFEGDGTAVFLAQELHTLAATRRESGEPELIVSGLARGLPMGAPLEYANKAVLADAIAGRRRLE; this is encoded by the coding sequence ATGCCCCCGCGACAGCCATACGCAACCGCACCCCGACGGCGACTGGCCTATCCCAAGCCCGTCGAAACGCTCATCGAACGCCTCGCCTCGCTCCCAGGCGTCGGACGGCGATCCGCCGAACGCCTCGCCCTCCACATCCTCAAGTCCGACTCCGCAGACGCCAAGGCCCTCGCCAGATCCATCGAGGATGCCAAGACAAAGATCCGCAACTGCCGCATTTGCAGCAACTTATCGGAGTCCGAGGCGTGCGCCATCTGCGAGGATCCCGCCCGCGACCGCGCTCTCGTCCTCGTCGTCGAGCAACCCAAAGACCTCATGGCCCTCGAAGAAACCGCCACTTTTAAGGGCATCTACCACGTCCTCCTCGGCCGACTCAACCCCCTCGAAGGCGTCGGCCCCGGCGACCTCACCATCAACGATCTCCTCGATCGCGTCAAAGACCCAGCCCACAACGCCGGTGGCACGCCCATCCGCGAAATTGTTCTCGGACTCAACCCAACCTTCGAGGGCGATGGAACCGCGGTCTTTCTCGCCCAGGAACTCCACACCCTCGCCGCGACGCGCAGAGAATCTGGAGAACCCGAACTGATTGTGTCGGGGTTGGCACGAGGTTTGCCGATGGGAGCACCGCTGGAGTACGCCAACAAGGCCGTGTTGGCCGATGCCATAGCAGGACGACGGCGATTGGAGTGA
- the rpoN gene encoding RNA polymerase factor sigma-54, translated as MRFETSQHMKLGQHMKLAPRMIQSMEILQMPLVELEERIEQELESNPTLEMLDGDPDALLESPNGPAEPAELGSRAELSIDEVHGNNDFERLESFEQAEPEAAENEFSSRRHEHEYEPTLSRARAVEQSEAKMEAMAAAPARGASLLEQLRGQWALVDIDAPIRAQGELILNFLDDDGYLRTPLETIAERAVVAEANGHANGHATTDLAAPIFSTRPDVPSLERALHALQLFLEPAGVAARTPRECLLLQIDALEDDAESLGWPKPTLAAARQLIDAHLDDLMQNRLPRVAEKTGLSLDEIKEAITLMRRLSLAPARRLVSDAVRPIIPDAIVEYDVEQDRYIAYLNDSRMPNLRINQEYARLSKDRAQPQKDREFLRTNLGNAQWLIDAVQQRRRTLLRVVEAVVEAQRDFFDYGPQALKPLPMTQIAEQLGIHVATVSRAVSEKHLATPRGIVPLRKFFSGGVQAKSEGGESEDLAWDAIKAALREVIDAEDKSKPLSDESLVDELKKRGIEIARRTVAKYRDQLMIPAARLRKTF; from the coding sequence ATGCGGTTCGAGACCTCCCAACACATGAAACTCGGCCAGCACATGAAGCTGGCCCCGAGGATGATCCAGTCCATGGAGATCCTCCAGATGCCCCTCGTCGAACTCGAGGAACGCATCGAACAGGAACTCGAGAGCAACCCCACCCTCGAGATGCTCGATGGCGACCCCGACGCCCTCCTCGAATCGCCCAACGGCCCCGCCGAGCCCGCCGAACTCGGCTCGCGCGCCGAACTCTCCATCGACGAGGTCCATGGCAACAACGACTTCGAGCGACTCGAGTCCTTCGAGCAGGCCGAGCCCGAGGCCGCAGAGAACGAGTTCTCCTCAAGAAGGCACGAGCACGAGTACGAACCGACCCTTTCCCGCGCCCGCGCCGTCGAGCAGTCCGAGGCCAAGATGGAGGCCATGGCCGCCGCCCCCGCGCGCGGCGCCTCCCTCCTCGAACAACTCCGAGGCCAGTGGGCCCTCGTGGACATCGACGCCCCCATCCGCGCCCAGGGCGAACTCATCCTCAACTTCCTCGATGACGATGGCTACCTCCGCACACCCCTCGAGACCATCGCCGAGCGCGCCGTCGTCGCCGAGGCCAATGGACACGCCAACGGTCACGCGACCACCGACCTCGCCGCACCGATCTTCAGCACCCGCCCCGACGTTCCCTCTCTCGAGCGCGCCCTCCACGCCCTGCAACTCTTCCTCGAGCCCGCCGGCGTCGCCGCGCGCACGCCCCGCGAGTGCCTCCTCCTGCAGATCGACGCCCTCGAAGACGACGCCGAGTCCTTGGGCTGGCCCAAGCCCACTCTCGCCGCGGCACGCCAACTCATCGACGCCCACCTCGATGACCTGATGCAGAACCGCCTCCCGAGGGTCGCCGAGAAAACCGGCCTCTCCCTCGACGAGATCAAGGAGGCCATCACCCTGATGCGCCGCCTGAGCCTCGCCCCCGCGCGCCGTCTCGTCAGCGACGCCGTCCGCCCCATCATCCCCGACGCCATCGTCGAGTACGACGTCGAGCAGGACCGCTACATCGCCTATCTCAACGACTCGCGCATGCCCAACCTGCGCATCAACCAGGAATACGCCCGCCTCTCCAAGGACCGCGCCCAGCCCCAGAAGGACCGCGAGTTCCTTCGCACCAACCTCGGCAACGCCCAGTGGCTCATCGACGCCGTCCAGCAGCGCCGCCGAACACTCCTCCGCGTCGTCGAGGCCGTCGTCGAGGCCCAGCGCGACTTCTTCGACTATGGCCCCCAGGCCCTCAAGCCCCTCCCCATGACCCAGATCGCCGAGCAACTCGGCATCCACGTCGCCACAGTCAGCCGAGCCGTCTCCGAGAAGCACCTCGCCACACCGCGGGGCATCGTCCCGCTCCGCAAGTTCTTCTCCGGCGGCGTGCAGGCCAAGAGCGAGGGCGGCGAGAGCGAGGACCTCGCCTGGGACGCCATCAAGGCCGCCCTCCGCGAGGTCATCGACGCCGAGGACAAATCCAAACCCCTCAGCGACGAGTCCCTCGTCGACGAACTCAAAAAACGCGGCATCGAGATCGCCCGCCGAACCGTCGCCAAGTACCGCGACCAACTTATGATCCCGGCTGCGCGACTCCGCAAGACCTTCTGA